The window GTAATCCTCTAGGGGAGCATGATAATCATCCTCAGTTACTGCTTTTCACAGACCAAACATTTTAACTGGGAAGGCAGATCAAGAATCATATATGATGGAAAGAGCCGCCGCTTAGCCTTGGGACAACTGTTGTCCAAGAGAGAAGCAGGGATTTCATGTATAACTATGATCTTGCTTTAGCCCTTAAATTACGAGGGGTATAGCTACAATGGTGGCTTCTCTCTGCAGAATGTGCAGTCTGGGTATAGCCAAGCGTCCTAAACGTAACTTATATTTACAATCGCAGCTCAGCGTTATTAACCGGTACTTAGATGCAATACTAGACACAACCTTTGGACAGAGGGGGCGCTGTTTGTGAGAGCAAGTATGAAGAAAAGAGTGAGACCTGCCCCTTAAATGAATGGTACCTTGACGATCCCTCCGGTGTACTGAGCTATGGAATTGTCCACACTCTTTGGCTTCCCGGACTCCCACACGGGTTTCACTTCCTGCAGATACTTCCGGGCGCACTCCAGCAACTGCTCATGTTCAATACCCACTCCGGCCAGCACCATCCTGTCCGGGGTGTAGTAGTTGTTCATGTAGGCGTGAAGTGTATTCCTGTTAATTTTATCAATGTTCTCTATGGGGCAGAATCTGGGGAGTCCCACTGTGTTGTCCCGGTACGCGGCCTGAagaagacaaaaataaaatagtaaaactCCTCAATGCTGAGTTCTTAAAGGGGATCTCCAGGATTACTAAAAACAACGCCTAATCATTGTCTGTATTGTCAGGGACCAGCTGCTATACCAGACAGTGGCTACAGACTAGAGTGGTGCAGTTTTCTCTTAATTGTGGACAACCTCTGAAATGTGTCTCCATCCTATTAGTTCTGTGAAAATACTTTGTGTCAAAAGAGAAAGCGGTGATACAATCAGTCTATAGTATAATCTCCGCATCACTCACTGCATGAATCATCTCCGTCAGCAATGGCTCTGGATCCGGCCTCATGTTCAGGTCTTCTAATTCAAAGCGTACGGCCATGCGCGTCATCTCCAGCTCCTCATCTACGGCACAGGAACTCCGTATCAACACTGTACGACATCATAGGAGTCTTTAACCCAAATCTCTAGGGGTCTACTATGAGGTCATCCCAATTACTTCAACTATTGCCCTATGAAATCTGCAGTAACCGGACATCTAAGAATAGGTTTTCAATATCAAAATcctttaaaacccctttaatttcaaggGTTAGGGGGCGAGAAGAGACCACCATCAAAATGAAGAGGAGATTCATAGGGAAGAGTCTTTACCTGACAACTGCGGCTGTAAAACCACTTCTGACAACAGACTGACCACAGTGTCCAGACCTTTAGTATCGGCAGATACGGCGTACATTGTGGTGTCCCTACAAGAAGGCAAAGAGACGACATACAAGTCACATTCTCCTGATTTCACCGCAAAGGGAAGGAGCCTCAGTACCAGACACTGGGTGCGAGACAAGCGTCTGATGAGTGGAACCAGCATCATGAGGGCACAGGCCCTCCATTCACTTCCATCAGTCCCATAGAAGTAAGAGGACCAGCATGCACCTGGAAGTATCAGGATCCCCCGCCATagacttacccccccccccccaaatccacAGCCCTAATACCTGCTGATGCTACACAGCACTCTTACCTGGAGGTCTGACAATCACAAATCCCACCATGTTTTTCCAGTGTCAAGAGAATCTCATCCTTACTGCCAAACCGTGCTGTAgactaaagggttaaaaaaaaaaaaaaaggtcatcaTCAGTcacatgtatatagatgtatggggGAGTTCTCACAACTGTTGAGTGTTCTGGATTCCCCATCACTCATTCGAATGAAAAACAAAGTGTCTACTCAggggaaatggctgataacagagaacagagGGTGGTATTACACTGCACTTCAGGATTAGTGGCCATTGAAATTCTTGCACATACAtcatgtatacaaatataataacaaGTCTATCATATAACGTACATGACATGACCCATGCACCACACTGGGTCTACTCACGGAGAAGGCAAGTTTTTCCAGAAAGTGAGAGATTCCGCTGAGGTATTTGGTTTCATGTCTGGAGCCGGAATTGATGAGAACTAGAAGAAAAAACACAGAAACGTCACAATAATCCAACAATACAGAAACGTGATAAATACTACTCACCAGCAATAAAGAGAGAGGATCATAAACATCTACCCCAATGTATTATGCCAAGATTCTCCATCTATACTTCTACCTCACAGCAAATATAtgactatactccagagctgcactcactattctgctgctggtgcagtcactgtgtacatacatgacattacttatcctgtactgatcctgagttacatcctgtattatactccagagctgcactcactattctgctgctgatgcagtcactgtgtacatacatgacattacttatcctgtactgatcctgagttacatcctgtattatactccagagctgcactcactattctgctgctggtgcagtcactgtgtacatacatgacattacttatcctgtactgatcctgagttacatcctgtattatactccagagctgcactcactattctgctgctggtgcagtcactgtgtacatacatgacattacttatcctgtactgatcctgagttacatcctgtattatactccagagctgcactcactattctgctgctggtgcagtcactgtgtacatatatgacattacttatcctgtactgatcctgagttacatcctgtattatacaccagagctgcactcactattctgctgctggtgcagtcactgtgtacatacatgacattacttatcctgtactgaccctgagttacatcctgtattatactccagagctgcactcactattctgctgctggtgcagtcactgggtacatacatgacattacttatcctgtactgaccctgagttacatcctgtattatactccagagctgcactcactattctgctgctggtgcagtcactgtgtacatatatgacattacttatcctgtactgatcctgagttacatcctgtattatacaccagagctgcactcactattctgctgctggtgcagtcactgggtacatacatgacattacttatcctgtactgaccctgagttacatcctgtattatactccagagctgcactcactattctgctgctggtgcagtcactgtgtacatatatgacattacttatcctgtactgaccctgagttacatcctgtattatactccagagctgcactcactattctgctgctggtgcagtcactgtgtacatatatgacattacttatcctgtactgatcctgagttacatcctgtattatactccagagctgcactcactattctgctgctggtgcagtcactgtgtacatacatgacattacttattctgtactgatcctgagttacatcctgtattatactccagagctgcactcactattctgctgctggtgcagtcactgtgtacatacatgacattacttatcctgtactgatcctgagttacatcctgtattataccccagagcttcactcactattctgctactggtgcagtcactgtgtacatacatgacattacttatcctgtactgatcctgagttacatcctgtattatactccagagctgcactcactattctgctgctggtgcagtcactgtgtacatacatgacattacttatcctgtactgatcctgagttacatcctgtattataccccagagctgcactcaatattctgctgctggtgcagtcactgtgtacatacatgccattacttatcctgtactgatcctgagttacatcctgtattatactccagagctgcactcactattctgctgctggtgcagtcactgtgtacatacatgacattacttatcctgtactgatcctgagttacatcctgtattatacgccagagctgcactcactattctgctgctggtgcagtcactgtgtacatatatgacattacttatcctgtactgatcctgagttacatcctgtattatactccagagctgcactcactattctgctgctggtgcagtcactgtgtacatatatggacattacttatcctgtactgatcctgagttacatcctgcattatacaccagagctgcactcactattctgctgcagagAGCAGACTCTACATCACATCTCTGACCCACAACACATCATGCTCTCAGACTATCTTCCTACTTACGTCCAACTGTACAGAATTGTCCAAATTTGTTCTGAGAAGCCACTCGCAGGCCGTTTTCCAGAGTGGTGACCTTGGTCTCGTACTTCTCCTGTCCGTCTACTCTTGCAAACACTGGCTTGGGCACCCCGGGTAAGGGGGTGCTGAGAGGTATGCTGGGGTAGGGGCTGCTGCTGCTGAACCTCCTGTAGGCTGGCAGCTCATACCTGGAAGAAGATACAGCTCATCAATGTACTGCAGCTCCACGTCATGCACAGAGTTAGGTCACTAATCGGCCACAACCAACACCCCCTCTAAAAAGGAGACTTGTATAGGATGCGTATTTATTGGGTTTTCTAAAGACCGCTCATAAATACAAGATCAGTGGGGTCTGAGGagtctgtacattgtatagtggctgtgcctggtattgcagctcagcaccATACCAGTCCATGTTACCAAGTTGTAAACAGGCCACATGAGCGACAAACATCATATAAGGCCTGAGAAGCGAGCCATATGTTCATAGGGGATTATATTAAAACTCTGGGCAGCTCCTTTAAATGTGAGAATTGTGTAAACCACTACAtggtagcaagcagagatcttgaatatGAGAAGGACCAAAAACATAGTGGAAGATTTTTCACAGATTCTACATTTTCTGACATAGTAGCAGCAAAacaattgcaaattcttgcgcagGGCAAGAATCTGCAATTCTTACATCGACTACATCACCTCCAgtccatattttaaaaaataatgcaaaattACCCCAGGTCGGACCAGGCATAGTTTTGCCTGGTGGCCGTGCAGCCAgctagatacatcaagaggcctaagcctccTGATATATACGCTGGGACGCGTGGCCACCATCATCTGGAACGCTGATGTATGATACATCCCCCTCATAAAGTCCATTAGAAACTGTACACTGAAGAGACCAAG is drawn from Engystomops pustulosus chromosome 9, aEngPut4.maternal, whole genome shotgun sequence and contains these coding sequences:
- the PMPCA gene encoding mitochondrial-processing peptidase subunit alpha, which translates into the protein MAANMARNRAWVGIRRYELPAYRRFSSSSPYPSIPLSTPLPGVPKPVFARVDGQEKYETKVTTLENGLRVASQNKFGQFCTVGLLINSGSRHETKYLSGISHFLEKLAFSSTARFGSKDEILLTLEKHGGICDCQTSRDTTMYAVSADTKGLDTVVSLLSEVVLQPQLSDEELEMTRMAVRFELEDLNMRPDPEPLLTEMIHAAAYRDNTVGLPRFCPIENIDKINRNTLHAYMNNYYTPDRMVLAGVGIEHEQLLECARKYLQEVKPVWESGKPKSVDNSIAQYTGGIVKVEKDMSDVSLGPTPIPELSHIMIGLQSCSFLEDDFIPYAVLNMMMGGGGSFSAGGPGKGMFTRLYLNVLNRHHWMYNATSYHHSYEDTGLLCIHASADPRQVREMVEIITREFTLMAGSVGEVELNRAKTQLKSMLMMNLESRPVIFEDVGRQVLATGKRKLPIELCSLISNVKASDIKRVATKMLRSKPAVAALGDLSELPDYDQIQAALSSKDGRLPRSYRLFR